The Oncorhynchus nerka isolate Pitt River linkage group LG3, Oner_Uvic_2.0, whole genome shotgun sequence genome includes the window TAAATACCTAGGAGCAATCATTCACTTATCAAGCATACCGGCACTCTCAGCACCTGACCcagttttttaaaatttatttaactaggcaagtcagttaagaacaaattcttattttcaatggcagcctaggaacagtgggttaactgcctggtcagaatgacagatttgtaccttgtcagctcggggatttgaactttgcaacctttcggttactagtccaacactctaaccactaggctaccctgccgccccgttgcTGCCACCTTAGCAACAACGTAGCCGGAAATACTTCTGCATAAGTTAGAATAAATTAAATAATAAATCATTAATAAAATATTGTCATAATATATGCGCAAACTGTTTCAACCGGGAAGCATGGGACAGGCTTTACCTTCcagaagaggctggtgggaggagctatgaggatgggcttattgtaatggatggaatggaataaatggacaCAGACAAACAAGTGGTTTCCATATGATTGAAACCATTCCATTAATTCCTTTCCAGCCACTACCTCCTATAGCTCCAActccccagcctcctctgttACCTACCTATTCCTAACAATTATCCTAAACTTTAAAATGTTAAAGTTGTGAGGGTGAAATAGTGAAATTATTAATTAATTATCTACCAGGAAGTGTTCTGAGTAAACGCACCACAAAAACAAGACAATTATGCAAAAATGTAGAATTGGGAACATTATTTTATTCACCATTTTAGTACAACATCTGAGCATATTACATGGACATGTTATCCATGATACGCCTCATGCTCATGAACCTCATGCTGCCGCTCATGCCTCCCATTCCCATGCCCATCTGACTGAAGTTCCTGTACTCTCCAGGCTTCATGTACATCTGCCTGCCTCTGTAGTGGGGCTGCTCGTACATCAGCCAGTGGCCGTCCATCACGTTGCAGGACTGGCAGTCTGACATGCGGTAACGGACCTGGATGGAGTCACAGTCGTCCGTCATCTCGTGCATCTGACCTCCGAAGTTCTCCCTCTCGTAGATCCTCATCCTGAAGTTTCCTTTGTGCTGTCAGGAGCAAAGCAATGATTCAACGAGTCAGAATTATATATAAATGTGTAAAATACGAGAATACAACCATTAAAACgcactactgtaatgtactggcTATCACTACAGGCAGGGAGAGGCCAGCAGGGCCTCTTAGGGGGGCAATGGGCCTCTTGTGGAATGGGGAAATAAAGCATCATTGTTAACTCCCACTATTGAGTGGCGTCCGCTCTCTCCACCTACCATGGGGATCATGCGGCAGGACCTGATGCAGTCATTCATTCCCATTCCCATGCGCTGGTAGTCAGGGTACTCGCCCCTCCTCATGAAGTACTGGTTTCCCATGTAGTTGTTGTGATCGTAGACCATGAAGCAACCGCTGTCAACCCTGCAGGAGTGACACCTGCTCAGGAAGGAGGACATGTCAGCGCAGTCCTGGCTGGTCTCATAGGAACGACCCTGGAAGTTCCTGTCCTCGTAGAAGGTGATCTGTAAGCACAAAAGTAATATATACTATATTATggaaaaatgtataaaaatatatatgaatTTGCAGATACAAGTTGCTTTATAACTAGAATTGCTACATGCTCCTAAAATGCCAGCTCCCAAATGCTAGATTATTATAGGTGATGCTAAATAATCGGTTAACaattaaaacaaaaaaaactgtaAGGAAGTTG containing:
- the LOC115122319 gene encoding gamma-crystallin M3-like, giving the protein MMGKITFYEDRNFQGRSYETSQDCADMSSFLSRCHSCRVDSGCFMVYDHNNYMGNQYFMRRGEYPDYQRMGMGMNDCIRSCRMIPMHKGNFRMRIYERENFGGQMHEMTDDCDSIQVRYRMSDCQSCNVMDGHWLMYEQPHYRGRQMYMKPGEYRNFSQMGMGMGGMSGSMRFMSMRRIMDNMSM